One window of the Lynx canadensis isolate LIC74 chromosome D3, mLynCan4.pri.v2, whole genome shotgun sequence genome contains the following:
- the SIGLEC15 gene encoding sialic acid-binding Ig-like lectin 15, which yields MEWSLRLLACLVGILPIGSFVRTKRDTTGNLLNTEVHSAPAQRWSMHVPAEVSAAAGEAAVLPCTFTHPHRHYDGPLTAIWRAGEAYAGPQVFRCAAARGSELCQTALSLHGRFRLLGNPRRNDLSLRVERLALADDGRYFCRVEFAGDVHDRYESRHGIRLRVTAAPRIVNLSVLPGPAHSFRALCTAEGEPPPVLDWSGPALGNGSAAVPGPGQGQGHGHQVTAELPALVHDGRYTCTASNSLGRAEASVYLFRFHGASGASSLALPLGALGLKALLLLGVMAARAVARRRPEHPVAQDTPPRPQAQESNYENLSQMSPRDPPAATCLP from the exons ATGGAATGGTCCCTCCGGCTCCTGGCCTGCCTGGTGGGCATCCTCCCTATAG GATCATTTGTGAGAACTAAAAGAGATACTACCGGGAACTTGCTCAACACGGAGGTGCACA GTGCGCCGGCGCAGCGCTGGTCCATGCATGTGCCGGCCGAGGTGAGCGCGGCGGCGGGCGAGGCGGCCGTGCTGCCCTGCACCTTCACGCACCCGCACCGCCACTACGACGGGCCGCTCACGGCCATCTGGCGCGCGGGCGAGGCGTACGCGGGCCCGCAGGTGTTCCGGTGCGCGGCGGCGCGGGGCAGCGAGCTCTGCCAGACGGCGCTGAGCCTGCACGGCCGCTTCCGGCTGCTGGGCAACCCGCGCCGCAACGACCTGTCGCTGCGCGTCGAGCGCCTCGCCCTGGCCGACGACGGCCGCTACTTCTGCCGCGTCGAGTTCGCCGGCGACGTCCACGACCGCTACGAGAGCCGCCACGGCATCCGGCTCCGCGTGACCG CCGCCCCGCGGATCGTCAACCTCTCGGTGCTGCCGGGTCCGGCGCACTCCTTCCGCGCGCTCTGCACGGCCGAGGGGGAGCCGCCGCCCGTCCTAGACTGGTCCGGCCCGGCCCTGGGTAACGGCTCGGCCGCCGTGCCGGGCCCGGGTCAGGGACAGGGTCACGGCCACCAGGTGACGGCCGAGCTGCCCGCGCTGGTCCACGACGGCCGCTACACGTGCACGGCGTCCAACAGCCTGGGCCGCGCGGAGGCCAGCGTCTACTTGTTCCGATTCCACGGCGCCTCCGGGGCCTCGTCGCTCGCCCTGCCGCTCGGGGCGCTCGGCCTCAAGGCGCTGCTGCTGCTCGGCGTTATGGCCGCCCGCGCCGTCGCCCGCCGCCGCCCAG AGCACCCAGTTGCCCAGGACACCCCACCACG gccccaggctcaggaGTCCAACTATGAGAATTTGAGCCAGATGAGCCCTCGGGACCCACCAGCAGCCACATGTTTACCGTGA